One Microplitis mediator isolate UGA2020A chromosome 3, iyMicMedi2.1, whole genome shotgun sequence DNA segment encodes these proteins:
- the LOC130665115 gene encoding phosphatidylglycerophosphatase and protein-tyrosine phosphatase 1, producing MANLGAIMFARVTFYPTLVYNMMMEKMSTRRWYDRIDDTVILGALPFRHMTKQLIDEEKVVAVVSMNEDYELRLFSNSAEEWSKNGVEFLQLSTTDIFEAPCQEKLEKGVNFINKFQNIPNNNNSNTEKIEKSLGRVYVHCKAGRTRSATLVGCYLMKKHGWTPSEAVDYMRSKRSHILLHTAQWNALKTFHINHIKN from the exons caATAATGTTTGCAAGAGTTACATTTTATCCAACTTTAGTCTATAATATGATGATGGAAAAAATGAGTACACGTAGATGGTACGATAGAATTGACGATACAGTTATTCTTGGTGCTTTACCTTTTCGGCACATGACAAAGcag TTAATTGATGAAGAAAAAGTTGTCGCAGTCGTATCTATGAACGAAGATTATGAACTTcgacttttttcaaattccgctgAG gaatggTCCAAAAACGGAGTTGAATTCCTTCAACTATCAACGACAGATATTTTTGAAGCGCCCTGCCAAGAGAAGCTTGAGAAAGgcgttaattttattaacaaattccAAAATAttcctaataataataatagtaatacagaaaaaatagaaaaaagtttAGGAAGAGTTTATGTACATTGCAAAGCTGGCAGAACACGAAGTGCGACACTTGTTGGTTGTTATTTGATGAAg AAACACGGGTGGACTCCATCAGAAGCTGTAGATTATATGAGAAGTAAACGTAGTCACATACTTCTACACACTGCTCAATGGAATGCGTTAAAAACATTTCATATtaatcatattaaaaattaa